In one window of Massilibacterium senegalense DNA:
- a CDS encoding class I SAM-dependent methyltransferase: MQLSLRLYYSFVRPKWFTNMYIQRKSKQHLDFTDKKVLDLGAGTGVHCSLCSSDYYIGIDPDEQRINVAKKVYTPYQFETFAGNKLPADDNSFDFILILAVLHHIPSERVRDYVREFKRKRKNCCYGTVFFLKHHLFVIGL; the protein is encoded by the coding sequence ATGCAATTATCACTTAGATTGTATTATTCCTTTGTTCGGCCGAAATGGTTTACAAATATGTATATTCAAAGAAAGAGTAAGCAACACCTTGATTTTACCGATAAAAAGGTGCTTGATCTTGGGGCGGGAACGGGAGTGCATTGCTCGTTATGTTCCTCTGATTACTATATTGGTATTGATCCTGATGAACAGAGAATTAATGTTGCTAAAAAGGTATACACTCCGTACCAATTTGAAACGTTTGCAGGAAACAAACTTCCAGCAGACGATAATAGCTTTGATTTTATTTTAATCCTCGCTGTCCTTCATCACATTCCGTCTGAAAGGGTACGGGACTATGTACGAGAGTTTAAAAGAAAAAGGAAAAATTGTTGCTATGGAACCGTGTTTTTTTTGAAACATCACCTATTTGTAATTGGTTTATGA
- a CDS encoding MarR family winged helix-turn-helix transcriptional regulator has product MKQEEKLRLDQQLCFTIYALSREITKLYRPHLEQMNITYPQYLVLLVLWEETAISMKVLGERLHLDSGTLTPMLKRMEAAGLVKRERAQEDERVVMVVLTEKGVQLQQKAICIPDLLLGQVGMDNEQFQTLLPVLQQLLHTVHAQNEKEK; this is encoded by the coding sequence ATGAAGCAAGAAGAAAAGCTCCGTTTAGACCAACAATTATGTTTTACGATTTACGCGTTGTCTCGTGAAATTACCAAATTATATCGACCACATTTAGAACAAATGAACATCACCTACCCACAATATTTGGTCCTGTTAGTGCTGTGGGAAGAGACCGCGATTTCGATGAAAGTATTAGGAGAACGGCTCCATCTAGATTCCGGAACGTTAACACCGATGTTAAAACGAATGGAAGCAGCTGGTCTAGTAAAACGAGAGCGAGCACAAGAAGATGAACGGGTGGTAATGGTCGTCTTAACGGAAAAAGGCGTACAATTACAACAAAAAGCGATCTGTATTCCGGACTTATTGCTAGGACAAGTAGGGATGGATAACGAACAATTTCAAACGTTGTTACCGGTATTACAACAGCTACTACATACCGTTCATGCACAAAATGAAAAAGAGAAGTAA
- a CDS encoding glutathione peroxidase: MTTVYDFSAKTITGEDKSLKEYEGKVLVIVNTASKCGFTPQYKELEALYEKYNDQGFEILGFPCNQFMKQEPGTEADIQEFCHMHYGVTFPMFSKIDVKGKNAHPLFQYLTKNTSGVLSSEVKWNFTKFLINKKGEVVNRFAPATSPEKMVKEIEQCLAE; encoded by the coding sequence ATGACAACTGTTTATGATTTTTCTGCAAAAACGATTACAGGAGAAGATAAGTCGTTAAAAGAGTATGAAGGAAAAGTGTTGGTTATTGTCAATACGGCTAGTAAATGTGGATTTACTCCGCAATATAAAGAATTAGAAGCACTGTATGAAAAATATAATGATCAAGGATTTGAAATTTTAGGATTTCCATGCAATCAATTTATGAAACAAGAACCAGGAACAGAAGCGGATATTCAAGAGTTTTGTCACATGCACTATGGTGTAACATTCCCGATGTTTAGTAAAATTGATGTAAAAGGGAAAAATGCACATCCATTGTTTCAATATTTAACGAAAAACACATCTGGTGTATTATCGAGTGAAGTAAAATGGAACTTTACGAAATTTTTAATTAACAAAAAAGGGGAAGTAGTAAACCGTTTTGCTCCGGCAACATCACCAGAAAAAATGGTAAAAGAGATTGAACAATGTTTAGCTGAATAG
- the hisIE gene encoding bifunctional phosphoribosyl-AMP cyclohydrolase/phosphoribosyl-ATP diphosphatase HisIE: protein MNIDEFKFDEKGLIPAIVQDAQSKEVLTLAYMNKESLQKTIETKETWFYSRSRQELWHKGETSGNTQKVLDIRFDCDQDALVVLVEPNGPACHRGSYSCFSDSLFGENVPARTDRFAIINELEKVIAEREAERPEGAYTTYLFDKGVDKILKKVGEEASEVIIAAKNRSHEELKWEVADLVYHTLVLLREQKLPIDVVLDTLVERHSKKEDQE, encoded by the coding sequence ATGAATATCGACGAATTTAAATTTGACGAAAAAGGACTTATTCCTGCCATCGTGCAAGATGCGCAAAGCAAAGAAGTATTAACATTAGCATACATGAACAAAGAATCATTACAAAAAACAATCGAAACGAAAGAAACATGGTTTTACAGCCGTTCTCGCCAAGAACTTTGGCATAAAGGTGAAACAAGTGGCAACACACAAAAGGTGTTAGACATTCGCTTTGACTGCGACCAAGACGCATTAGTCGTATTAGTAGAACCAAACGGCCCAGCTTGCCACCGCGGTTCATACAGTTGCTTTAGCGACTCATTATTCGGTGAAAACGTTCCAGCACGTACCGATCGTTTCGCGATTATTAATGAATTAGAAAAAGTTATTGCAGAACGTGAAGCAGAACGTCCAGAAGGCGCTTATACAACTTACTTATTTGATAAAGGCGTCGATAAAATCTTGAAAAAAGTCGGAGAAGAAGCCAGCGAAGTAATCATCGCAGCAAAAAACCGCAGCCACGAAGAATTAAAATGGGAAGTAGCAGACCTTGTCTACCACACACTCGTTTTATTACGCGAACAAAAACTACCAATCGACGTCGTTCTAGACACACTAGTAGAACGTCACAGCAAAAAAGAAGACCAAGAATAA
- the hisF gene encoding imidazole glycerol phosphate synthase subunit HisF, whose amino-acid sequence MVTKRIIPCLDVKEGRVVKGVQFVELKDAGDPVELAAFYDEQGADELVFLDISASHEGRKTMVDVVRDVASKLAIPFTVGGGINTLEDMKTILRAGADKVSLNTAAVKNPDVINEGAKYFGSQCIVVAIDAKYDEELGAYRVYTHGGRNATEWEVVEWAKEVVKRGCGEILLTSMDKDGEKSGFDIDVTKAVSEAVSVPVIASGGAGNAEHFYDVLTEGKADAALAASIFHYKETSVKEVKKYLKNRGVNVR is encoded by the coding sequence ATGGTGACAAAACGAATTATTCCTTGCTTAGATGTCAAAGAAGGACGCGTTGTAAAAGGGGTCCAATTTGTGGAATTAAAAGATGCGGGAGATCCAGTAGAATTAGCAGCTTTTTATGACGAACAAGGAGCAGATGAACTCGTTTTTCTAGATATTTCTGCTAGCCATGAAGGCCGTAAAACGATGGTCGACGTCGTTCGTGACGTTGCTTCGAAACTAGCGATTCCTTTTACTGTAGGTGGCGGGATTAATACGCTAGAAGATATGAAAACTATTTTACGCGCCGGTGCTGACAAAGTATCGTTAAATACCGCAGCGGTGAAAAATCCGGACGTCATTAACGAAGGTGCGAAATACTTCGGCTCCCAATGTATCGTCGTGGCGATTGATGCAAAATACGACGAAGAACTCGGTGCTTACCGCGTGTACACACACGGTGGAAGAAATGCAACCGAATGGGAAGTAGTCGAATGGGCAAAAGAAGTTGTCAAACGTGGTTGTGGAGAAATTCTATTAACAAGTATGGACAAAGACGGAGAAAAGTCAGGCTTTGATATAGACGTGACAAAAGCAGTAAGCGAAGCCGTTAGCGTGCCAGTCATCGCTTCAGGTGGTGCTGGCAATGCAGAACATTTTTATGACGTGTTAACAGAAGGAAAAGCAGACGCAGCTCTAGCAGCATCGATTTTCCATTACAAAGAAACATCCGTAAAAGAAGTTAAAAAATACTTAAAAAATAGAGGTGTCAATGTCCGATGA
- the hisA gene encoding 1-(5-phosphoribosyl)-5-[(5-phosphoribosylamino)methylideneamino]imidazole-4-carboxamide isomerase, with the protein MAFTIYPAIDMLDGKCVRLLQGDYDKQTIYGDSPLDMATNFVNQGAEWIHLVDLDGAKAGRRINDKHVLDIKNNLDVKVQIGGGIRSEEDIAYYLENGVDRVILGSIAMKDPAFTKKMLEKYGNRIVIGIDAKDGYVATEGWIETSDQKAETLGKLMAEYGAEVFIFTDIATDGTLSGPNFAAVAAFAEATGKEVISSGGVSSLKDIRILKTYAERGIGGVIIGKALYTNQFTVKEALEEVKSW; encoded by the coding sequence ATGGCGTTTACGATTTATCCGGCGATTGATATGCTTGATGGCAAATGCGTTCGTCTTTTGCAAGGGGATTACGACAAACAAACGATTTACGGGGACTCTCCGTTAGATATGGCGACAAACTTTGTGAATCAAGGAGCGGAATGGATTCATCTTGTTGATTTAGACGGGGCGAAAGCGGGAAGAAGAATCAATGATAAGCACGTATTAGACATTAAAAACAATTTAGACGTAAAAGTACAAATTGGCGGCGGGATTCGCAGCGAAGAAGATATTGCTTACTATTTAGAAAACGGCGTCGATCGCGTTATTTTAGGAAGTATCGCCATGAAAGACCCAGCGTTTACGAAAAAAATGCTAGAAAAGTACGGCAACCGCATCGTGATTGGCATTGATGCAAAAGACGGTTACGTGGCGACAGAAGGTTGGATTGAAACGAGTGACCAAAAAGCAGAAACACTCGGAAAATTAATGGCAGAATACGGCGCGGAAGTATTTATTTTTACTGACATCGCAACAGACGGCACATTAAGCGGTCCAAACTTTGCCGCAGTAGCAGCGTTTGCAGAAGCGACAGGCAAAGAAGTGATTTCTTCTGGTGGCGTTAGTTCGTTAAAAGATATTCGCATTTTAAAAACATATGCCGAACGCGGAATTGGCGGCGTTATTATCGGAAAAGCGTTATACACAAACCAATTTACTGTAAAAGAAGCGTTAGAAGAGGTGAAATCATGGTGA
- the hisH gene encoding imidazole glycerol phosphate synthase subunit HisH — protein MIGVIDYGMGNLFSVSKALERLGVDYIVSDKQEELTQADGLLLPGVGAFNDAVTLLHETTLFSFVQEAVANETPLLGICLGMQLLFEESEENGQAKGFGFLPGRAIRFPGVTADHVRYKVPHMGWNRLTIEQPASPLLEGINDGYVYFVHSYYIDTIDASILIATSEYDVAVPAIVGKGRVFGTQFHPEKSGDVGMHILANFIKNVVEKG, from the coding sequence ATGATCGGCGTCATTGACTATGGAATGGGGAACTTATTTAGTGTATCAAAAGCCTTAGAACGTCTTGGTGTTGACTATATAGTCAGTGACAAGCAAGAAGAATTAACACAAGCAGATGGCTTGTTATTACCAGGTGTCGGTGCGTTTAACGATGCGGTGACGTTGCTTCATGAAACGACTCTTTTTTCATTCGTACAAGAAGCAGTCGCAAACGAAACGCCACTGTTAGGAATTTGTTTAGGCATGCAGCTGTTATTTGAAGAAAGTGAAGAAAACGGACAAGCGAAAGGATTTGGCTTTTTACCAGGACGCGCCATTCGCTTCCCGGGTGTCACGGCTGACCACGTGCGATACAAAGTACCACACATGGGATGGAACCGATTAACAATCGAGCAACCAGCATCTCCTTTATTAGAAGGAATAAACGATGGATACGTATATTTCGTACACTCGTATTATATTGATACGATTGATGCATCGATTTTAATTGCGACGAGTGAGTATGACGTTGCCGTTCCAGCGATAGTTGGAAAAGGGCGTGTGTTTGGCACACAATTTCATCCAGAAAAAAGCGGCGATGTCGGCATGCATATTTTAGCAAATTTTATTAAAAACGTAGTGGAAAAGGGGTAA
- the hisB gene encoding imidazoleglycerol-phosphate dehydratase HisB yields the protein MTRQSSIKRDTKETQIELSLNIDGEGKADIQTPVPFMSHMLDLFTKHGQFDLTVHAKGDVEIDDHHTTEDIGICLGHVLKEAVGDKKGIKRYGNAFVPMDEALVQVVVDLSNRPAFVMKGEIPNPKVGTFDTELVYEFLWKLAVEARMNLHVIIHYGQNTHHIIEATFKALARALDEATIVDPRVKGIPSTKGML from the coding sequence ATGACGAGACAAAGTTCCATTAAGCGCGATACGAAAGAAACACAAATTGAACTTTCGTTAAATATTGACGGGGAAGGAAAAGCAGACATTCAAACACCCGTACCATTTATGAGTCACATGCTTGATTTGTTCACCAAGCATGGCCAATTTGACTTAACCGTTCACGCCAAAGGGGACGTGGAAATTGACGATCATCATACGACAGAAGATATCGGTATTTGTCTCGGTCACGTATTAAAAGAAGCAGTGGGCGATAAAAAAGGGATTAAACGATACGGCAATGCATTCGTTCCGATGGATGAAGCACTCGTTCAAGTTGTGGTCGATTTATCCAACCGTCCTGCTTTTGTGATGAAAGGGGAGATTCCTAATCCAAAAGTAGGGACGTTTGATACCGAGCTTGTGTATGAATTTTTATGGAAATTAGCAGTAGAAGCTAGAATGAATTTACATGTGATTATTCATTACGGTCAAAACACCCATCACATCATTGAAGCAACCTTTAAAGCACTTGCTCGTGCGTTAGATGAAGCGACAATCGTAGACCCGCGAGTAAAGGGTATTCCATCAACGAAAGGGATGTTATAA
- the hisD gene encoding histidinol dehydrogenase — protein MKIVPMTEDVSLVRDLDSGTKEQYEAVVSIMEDVKANGDDALIRYTEKFDGVALSSLAVTNEEIKAAYEKLSLHELTVIKEATANIRSFHEQQARKSWFTTKEDGTILGQKITPIDAVGVYVPGGKAAYPSSVLMNAIPALVAGVERIVMVSPVQKDGTLPSGVLVAANEIGIKEIYKVGGAQAVTALAYGTESIAPVDKIVGPGNIFVALAKREVFGKVDIDMIAGPSEIVVLADETANSTYVAADLLSQAEHDERACSIFVTHSQALAEQVAKEVEVQLSELPREAIARASIQTYGAIYVTKDLEESVDVVNRLAPEHLELAVDRPFDVLPKIKHAGAIFLGHYSSEPVGDYFAGPNHVLPTNGTARFSSPLNVDDFVKKSSIISYSKQAMMRDAEKIATFARLEGLEGHARAVLYRLEEKE, from the coding sequence ATGAAAATTGTTCCAATGACAGAAGATGTTTCGTTAGTTCGTGACCTTGATAGTGGTACGAAAGAACAATACGAAGCGGTTGTTTCGATTATGGAAGATGTGAAAGCAAATGGCGATGATGCATTAATTCGTTATACCGAAAAATTTGATGGCGTTGCATTATCTTCCTTAGCAGTGACAAATGAAGAAATTAAAGCAGCGTATGAAAAATTATCGTTACATGAATTAACGGTCATTAAAGAAGCAACAGCGAATATTCGTTCGTTCCACGAACAACAAGCCCGTAAATCATGGTTTACAACAAAAGAAGATGGAACGATTTTAGGCCAAAAAATTACCCCAATTGATGCTGTTGGTGTATACGTGCCAGGTGGAAAAGCAGCGTACCCATCTTCTGTTTTAATGAACGCCATTCCTGCACTTGTGGCTGGGGTAGAGCGGATTGTGATGGTATCACCGGTACAAAAAGACGGAACGCTTCCAAGCGGAGTATTAGTAGCAGCAAATGAAATTGGTATAAAAGAAATATATAAAGTTGGTGGTGCACAAGCAGTTACAGCACTTGCGTACGGAACAGAATCGATTGCACCAGTGGATAAAATCGTTGGACCAGGAAATATTTTCGTCGCACTAGCAAAACGAGAAGTGTTTGGAAAAGTCGATATTGATATGATAGCCGGTCCAAGTGAAATTGTCGTATTAGCAGACGAAACGGCAAATTCAACGTATGTAGCGGCTGACTTATTATCACAAGCAGAACATGACGAGCGGGCGTGCAGCATTTTCGTCACCCACTCGCAAGCACTTGCAGAACAAGTCGCAAAAGAAGTGGAAGTACAACTAAGCGAATTGCCACGCGAAGCAATTGCTCGTGCCTCCATTCAAACATATGGTGCAATTTACGTCACAAAAGATCTCGAAGAAAGCGTCGATGTCGTGAACCGATTAGCGCCAGAACATTTAGAATTAGCGGTTGATCGACCATTTGATGTATTACCGAAAATCAAACATGCTGGAGCTATTTTCCTTGGACACTACAGTTCAGAACCAGTAGGCGACTATTTTGCAGGACCGAACCACGTGCTTCCAACGAACGGAACAGCGCGTTTTTCGAGCCCATTAAATGTCGATGATTTCGTGAAAAAATCAAGTATCATTTCATATAGCAAACAAGCGATGATGCGCGATGCAGAAAAAATTGCGACATTCGCACGATTAGAAGGATTAGAAGGACATGCTAGAGCGGTCTTATATCGATTGGAGGAAAAAGAATGA
- the hisG gene encoding ATP phosphoribosyltransferase, producing the protein MKECLTVAMPKGRIFEEAVVLLREAGYDLPPEFDESRKLIVDIDNENMRFILAKPTDVPTYVEYGVADIGIAGKDTMLEEDRDVYEVLDLKISPCHMAVAGLPNKEMSSVAPKIATKYPSIASSYFRAKGEQVEIIKLNGSIELAPLIGLADRIVDIVSTGRTLKENGLVEYEHIVDVTSRLIVNPVSFRMKAKTIDMLVERLSKVVEGNE; encoded by the coding sequence ATGAAGGAATGTTTAACAGTAGCGATGCCTAAAGGGCGTATTTTTGAAGAAGCAGTCGTGTTATTACGGGAAGCAGGATACGATTTACCACCAGAATTCGACGAATCTAGAAAACTCATCGTCGACATTGACAATGAAAACATGCGGTTCATTTTAGCAAAACCGACAGATGTACCAACGTATGTAGAATACGGGGTAGCTGATATTGGGATTGCTGGAAAAGATACGATGCTTGAAGAAGACCGCGACGTGTACGAAGTGTTAGATTTAAAAATTAGCCCGTGCCACATGGCCGTTGCTGGACTTCCAAATAAAGAAATGTCTAGTGTGGCACCGAAAATTGCCACGAAATATCCATCGATTGCTTCTAGCTATTTCCGTGCAAAAGGCGAGCAAGTGGAAATTATTAAATTAAACGGGTCGATTGAATTAGCGCCATTAATTGGACTAGCGGACCGAATCGTCGACATCGTATCCACTGGACGGACGTTAAAAGAAAATGGACTCGTAGAATATGAACATATTGTCGATGTAACCAGTCGTTTAATTGTGAACCCTGTTAGTTTCCGAATGAAAGCAAAAACGATTGATATGTTAGTAGAACGATTATCGAAAGTCGTAGAAGGGAATGAATAA
- a CDS encoding ATP phosphoribosyltransferase regulatory subunit produces the protein MTKPFMFEKPIGMRDTLPSLYEAKKHVRERIQEEIYHWGYQFLETPTLEFYDTVGSASATLDQQLFKLLDQQGNTLVLRPDMTSPIARVAASRLKDVTYPLRLAYDSHLFRAQQREGGRPAEFEQVGVECIGDASASADAEVIALMVSVLQKAGLQTFRVAVGHVGFVTAYLQEILGSKERASVLQRYLYEKNYVGFRNHVKQLPLSSIDEKRLLAMLDLRGGKEAIEQAHQLAQSKETKAMVEEVQRVWEVLEDYDVTEYMTIDFNLVSHMSYYTGIVFEGFADHLGFPLASGGRYDELLHKFDRPAAATGFGIRLDRLMESLKVTANTKAMECIIFSDERRKEAIQLAKEKREAGVYTVLQNFSGIEDVDALTERYDQVTYCIGKAGSVNSR, from the coding sequence ATGACAAAACCATTTATGTTTGAAAAACCGATTGGGATGAGAGATACGCTTCCTTCCTTATATGAAGCAAAAAAACACGTGCGGGAACGCATACAAGAGGAGATTTATCATTGGGGCTATCAATTTTTAGAAACACCAACGCTTGAATTTTATGACACTGTTGGTTCTGCTTCTGCAACGCTTGACCAGCAATTATTTAAATTATTAGACCAACAAGGAAATACGTTAGTCCTTCGTCCAGATATGACGTCTCCAATTGCTCGGGTCGCAGCATCCCGTTTAAAAGATGTGACATATCCATTACGGCTTGCGTATGATTCACACTTATTCCGTGCCCAACAGCGTGAAGGTGGACGCCCGGCAGAGTTTGAACAAGTTGGGGTCGAATGTATCGGGGATGCTTCTGCAAGTGCCGATGCAGAAGTGATTGCGTTAATGGTAAGTGTGTTGCAAAAAGCTGGTTTACAAACATTTCGTGTAGCAGTTGGCCATGTTGGCTTTGTTACCGCTTATTTGCAAGAAATTTTAGGAAGTAAAGAACGGGCAAGTGTCTTGCAACGTTATTTATATGAAAAAAATTACGTCGGCTTTCGAAACCACGTCAAACAACTTCCTTTATCATCGATTGATGAAAAACGTTTGTTAGCGATGCTTGATTTACGCGGTGGAAAAGAAGCGATTGAACAAGCACACCAGCTAGCGCAATCGAAGGAAACAAAAGCGATGGTAGAAGAAGTACAACGTGTGTGGGAAGTATTAGAAGATTACGACGTAACCGAATATATGACGATTGATTTTAATCTCGTGAGTCACATGAGCTACTATACCGGCATTGTGTTTGAAGGATTTGCTGACCATTTAGGATTCCCATTAGCTAGCGGTGGTCGTTACGATGAGTTGTTACATAAATTTGATCGCCCAGCAGCAGCAACCGGATTTGGTATCCGTTTAGATCGGTTAATGGAATCGTTAAAAGTGACTGCTAATACAAAAGCAATGGAATGTATTATTTTTAGCGACGAACGGAGAAAAGAAGCGATTCAATTAGCAAAAGAAAAGCGAGAAGCGGGTGTGTATACCGTCTTACAAAACTTTTCAGGAATTGAAGATGTCGATGCTTTAACAGAACGGTATGACCAAGTGACGTATTGTATCGGGAAAGCGGGGAGTGTGAATAGTCGATGA
- the cax gene encoding calcium/proton exchanger, which translates to MEKVFFIMIALGLPLSVAGSFLHWSPVLMFIIYCLTIIALASYMGRATESLAIVVGPRIGGLLNATFGNAVELIISIFALKAGLISVVLASLTGSVIGNLLLVGGLSFFIGGLKFKRQKFDIHDASHNAGLLIFAIIVAFVVPEVFSRHMTEDKTMTLSVSISLVMIVLYLAALFFKLVTHRGVYNTEDATQQEDETPEWGKKRSIFVLLLATLAVAFVSEQLVHTFGYVGAKFGWSELFIGIIIVAIVGNAAEHASAILMAYKNKMNVAVEIAIGSTLQIAMFVAPVLVLISLFLPTQMPLVFTWPELVAMIVAVLITIMITIDGDTNWFEGATLLASYIIIGIGFYLI; encoded by the coding sequence ATGGAAAAAGTCTTTTTTATTATGATTGCCCTTGGTCTTCCGCTTTCTGTTGCAGGGAGCTTTCTTCATTGGTCACCTGTGCTCATGTTTATCATTTACTGTTTAACGATTATTGCCCTAGCTTCTTATATGGGGCGGGCAACTGAAAGTTTAGCAATTGTTGTCGGTCCAAGGATTGGTGGGCTACTGAATGCAACGTTCGGAAATGCCGTAGAATTAATTATTTCTATTTTTGCGTTAAAAGCAGGGCTTATTTCGGTTGTACTTGCTTCATTAACAGGTTCTGTTATTGGGAACTTATTGCTCGTTGGCGGATTATCGTTTTTTATTGGTGGATTAAAATTTAAACGGCAAAAATTTGATATTCACGACGCGAGCCATAACGCCGGATTGTTAATTTTTGCAATTATCGTCGCGTTTGTTGTACCAGAGGTTTTTTCCCGTCATATGACAGAAGATAAAACGATGACGTTAAGTGTTAGTATTTCACTCGTGATGATTGTGCTTTATTTAGCGGCGCTTTTCTTTAAATTAGTGACGCACCGCGGGGTTTATAATACCGAAGATGCAACGCAACAAGAAGATGAGACACCGGAATGGGGCAAAAAACGTTCGATTTTCGTCTTATTACTTGCAACACTTGCCGTTGCGTTTGTCAGTGAGCAGCTCGTACATACATTTGGCTACGTTGGCGCAAAATTCGGTTGGAGCGAATTGTTTATCGGGATTATTATCGTGGCTATTGTTGGGAACGCAGCAGAACATGCTTCTGCGATTTTAATGGCGTACAAAAATAAAATGAACGTTGCGGTAGAAATTGCGATTGGTTCGACGCTACAAATTGCAATGTTCGTCGCGCCAGTGCTCGTATTAATTTCATTATTTCTCCCAACACAAATGCCGTTAGTGTTCACGTGGCCAGAGCTTGTTGCGATGATTGTGGCCGTCCTTATTACGATTATGATTACGATTGATGGCGATACGAACTGGTTTGAAGGAGCGACGTTACTTGCAAGCTATATTATTATCGGAATCGGATTTTATTTAATTTGA
- a CDS encoding acyltransferase, whose amino-acid sequence MRRRTTKVKVEGANSLWQVYRTVPFLRVFKNTLVIIVARYTPFMRLKNWLYRFFLKIEIGDRTAIAFLVMMDILYPEKIKIGKNSIIGYNTTVLAHEYLIDEYRIGDVEIGDEVMIGANSIILPGIKIGNRAVISAGTLVNQDVPEGAFVFGNPMQIKHREYKQTERGEIE is encoded by the coding sequence TTGCGTCGTCGAACAACAAAGGTTAAAGTAGAAGGGGCCAATTCTCTTTGGCAAGTGTACCGAACCGTTCCATTTTTACGAGTATTTAAAAATACACTCGTCATTATCGTGGCTCGCTACACGCCTTTTATGCGGTTAAAAAACTGGCTGTACCGTTTCTTTTTAAAAATAGAAATCGGAGACCGAACAGCCATTGCTTTTTTAGTGATGATGGATATTTTATATCCTGAAAAAATAAAGATCGGCAAAAATTCAATTATTGGGTACAATACGACGGTATTAGCTCATGAATACTTAATTGACGAGTATCGAATTGGGGATGTAGAAATTGGGGATGAAGTGATGATTGGAGCCAATTCGATTATTTTACCAGGCATTAAAATTGGCAATCGTGCTGTTATTTCTGCTGGAACACTTGTGAATCAGGATGTCCCTGAAGGCGCTTTTGTTTTTGGGAATCCGATGCAAATCAAACACCGCGAATATAAACAAACAGAACGGGGAGAAATAGAATGA
- the ppaX gene encoding pyrophosphatase PpaX encodes MKKDTILFDLDGTLINTNELIISSFLYTLHHYFPNQYKREDVIPFIGPPLIDSFKSVDSERYEEMVQMYRKHNTENHDTLVMEYEGVFETVEHLKAEGYQLAVVTTKMRPTVEQGLNLTKLNQFFDVVVTYNDVENVKPHPEPLYKALRQLGSSTERAIMVGDSQYDILAGKNAGVTTIGVGYSIKGRDFIQKQQPDFIIDKMPELIEVAKQLKEE; translated from the coding sequence ATGAAAAAAGATACTATTTTGTTTGATCTAGATGGAACGCTCATTAATACGAACGAATTAATCATTTCTTCTTTTCTATATACGTTACATCATTATTTTCCGAATCAATATAAACGCGAAGATGTGATTCCGTTTATCGGACCACCATTGATTGATAGCTTTAAATCAGTCGACAGTGAACGGTATGAAGAAATGGTGCAAATGTATCGCAAACATAATACAGAAAACCATGATACATTAGTCATGGAATATGAAGGTGTATTTGAAACAGTCGAACATTTAAAAGCGGAAGGCTATCAGTTGGCCGTTGTGACAACGAAAATGCGTCCAACCGTAGAACAAGGTTTGAATTTGACAAAATTAAATCAGTTTTTTGATGTAGTCGTGACGTATAATGATGTAGAGAACGTGAAACCACATCCAGAACCTTTGTATAAGGCGCTACGTCAATTAGGTTCATCGACAGAAAGAGCAATTATGGTCGGAGATAGTCAATATGATATTTTAGCAGGAAAGAATGCCGGGGTAACAACGATTGGTGTTGGGTACTCGATTAAAGGTCGGGACTTTATTCAAAAGCAACAACCAGATTTTATTATCGACAAGATGCCTGAATTAATCGAGGTTGCGAAGCAGTTGAAGGAGGAATAG